The following proteins come from a genomic window of Theileria equi strain WA chromosome 2 map unlocalized gcontig_1105316255037, whole genome shotgun sequence:
- a CDS encoding conserved hypothetical protein (encoded by transcript BEWA_040400A) → MFISVPLLANKRLIYASRFLKPPGFFKRAEMREKPHRKTGPFENPVRRFVRLREKARMFSQLPAPRNVPIPKPIVPTLLQSLDYVPKVSPEVLTRRLEFLLGPEAKEQQLHAKIREGLTPYQAELFMWERQMRDLRKIYRAQYFQKLSQVTEEERLKQYNILLKTRTENYNKRQEIRRSIHEEKKRRAIIRDTMRIEKRVTQSLELGRLSKRKIANIYWLNKLQTGMNYQEDGTVRSGKLTEDISVPKLASELGHKVEESKSLRHKIMDGNLFFRELLKDSFELLPEDMNRFEDPEIELDTPSKRAEVAYSRLTDAEKLELLEKKIAMLSEKIDEDSKTFGKSKNAFYIQLRDQLEAAKLAYLVCFHAWNVLLVHVCGALTGFFI, encoded by the exons TTCTTTAAAAGGGCAGAAATGCGCGAAAAACCTCATCGCAAAACTGGTCCGTTCGAGAATCCAGTTCGTAGATTCGTAAGACTGCGGGAAAAGGCGCGAATGTTCTCACAGCTCCCGGCTCCCAG AAATGTGCCAATACCAAAGCCGATTGTTCCTACGCTTCTGCAGTCACTCGATTATGTCCCAAAAGTATCGCCAGAGGTGCTCACTAGACGTCTAGAGTTCCTTCTTGGACCAGAGGCAAAGGAACAGCAACTGCACGCAAAGATTAGAGAAGGACTAACGCCTTACCAAGCTGAATTATTCATGTGGGAGCGTCAAATGAGGGATTTGAGGAAGATTTACCGGGCCCAGTACTTCCAAAAATTGAGCCAAGTGACGGAAGAGGAGAGACTCAAGCAGTACAACATCCTCCTAAAGACCAGAACTG aaaattACAACAAGAGACAAGAGATTAGAAGGTCAATTCACGAGGAAAAGAAGCGAAGAGCCATCATTAGGGATACAATGAGAATCGAAAAACGAG TAACTCAATCCTTGGAACTCGGGAGACTCTCCAAGAGAAAGATTGCAAACATTTATTGGCTAAACAAGCTACAGACTGGAATGAACTATCAAGAGGATGGAACAGTACGCAGCGGAAAACTTACAGAGGATATCAGTGTTCCAAAACTTGCTAGTGAGTTGGGACACAAGGTTGAGGAATCCAAGAGTTTAAGGCATAAAATAATGGACGGGAACCTATTTTTCAG GGAGCTTCTAAAGGACTCATTTGAGTTACTTCCAGAAGACATGAACAGATTTGAAGACCCAGAAATCGAATTAGACACTCCATCAAAGAGAGCCGAAGTGGCTTACAGCCGACttacag ATGCTGAAAAGTTGGAGcttttggagaagaaaatCGCAATGCTCTCTGAGAAGATTGATGAGGATTCCAAGACTTTTGGAAAGTCCAAGAACGCCTTTTACATTCAACTCAGGGATCAACTAGAAGCTGCAAAACTTGCATATctggtttgttttcatGCATGGAATGTATTACTCGTACACGTCTGTGGAGCACTAACAGGGTTTTTTATATGA